GCACAAGGGCTGCAGGAGTGAGGGGTGCTTATGGAGGAGGACGGAGGAGTTCTGATCCAGGACATTTAATTCTTCCTGGTTCTCATCCCGCACCATGTGGTTTAAGGCTGAATTTTAAGGGTCGTTTGCCTTGTAGACTTGTAGAGGGTCCAAGATCCCAGTGACTGAGGAAAATTCAGTACAATCCAGTCCTGATCTACAGTTACTGATGCTGTGCAGCCCCCGACTGTCCCAGGAGCCTTTGGCTTCCAGAGGGTCAGAGCGTGGGCTCCCCTCCTGGGCGTTAGTCTCCTGAGGCAGTTTCAGCAGGGGGGAGGGGGTCTTTCTGCCAAGGAGGAGGAGGGGCGAgtgtgggaagggaggaggaggaggctgaggggaggaggaggaggaagaggaggaggagggcttggggaagaggaggaggaggccctGGGGAGGATCGGGAGGAGGCCGAGGGGAGGAGGAGCTCTCAGAGATGAGCAGCCCGGAGGGGGGTGTGGCCCAGGAGCGATTTGAGCCCTGTGGAGGACTCGGGAGGTCTGGGAGGAGTTTAGGGCCGAAGATCTTTGTGTGAAGGGGGGCAGGGCTGAGGTAGGAGAGGCGCCGGGAGGCCCAAACCCAGCCCCTCCCTGTGATTGGAGGAAAGGGCTCCACCGCCCTGGGGGAGGGACGGGGCGGGGTTCTTGGGAAGACCCGCCCGCGCGGGGCTGCCGGAAGCAGGAAGTGTCACCGCTCTCCATTCCCTGCACACAAACTGCTCTGCCTTCCTCTGAAGTTCCTGTCTGTCCCGTCTCCCGGAGCTCGGATCTGTCCCCGTCTCCCGGAGCTCGGACCTGTCCCCGTCTCCCGGAGCTCGGATCTGTCCCCGTCTCCCGGAGCTCGGATCTGTCCCCGTCTCCCGGAGCTCGGACCTGTCCCCGTCTCCCGGAGCTCGGATCTGTCCCCGTCTCCCGGAGCTCGGATCTGTCCCCGTCTCCCGGAGCTCGGACCTGTCCCCGTCTCCCGGAGCTCGGATCTGTCCCCGTCTCCCGGAGCTCGGATCTCTCCCCGTTCCCCGGAGCTCGGATCTCTCCCGTTCCCCGGGATCAGCGACACTCGGAAGCCGGGCCTGTCCTTGCAGCCCCAGGTAGGTCGGAGCCTGCAGCCCCCGGGCTTCCTGACTTCCGTGGCCGCCCTGGCCTTGGGGTCTCCGCTCCGGAACTCGCGGCTCGGGGCCTCCGGCTCCGCCAGGAGCCCTCCTCTCCGCCGCGGCGTCTGTGCGATGAGCTCCCCCAGCCCTAAACCTTCGCTTCCGCACTTGGCCAGATTTCCCGTCGGGTCGGACATTCCCAGACTTCAGACTTTGTCCTCAGAAATCCGGGAGTCCTCCTTTCAGCCTCTAAGCCCGCTCCAAGCCTCAGCTGTCCCAGAAGCTCCCGGCGGTCCTCCCCACCTCCGGGTAGACCCCAGGACAGCGTCTTGGCGCTTTCCCAGGCTCCGCGGTCCGTCAGGAGCACTCCTCTCACTCCGCTGGCCCTGACCTCCTCCCCACGGACTGCGCTCTCCTGCCTTGCCTCCCTCCCTTGGAGCCCTCAGGGTTGAATCCCACTTTGGATTGAGTCTCTCTGGCTCTGGCTTTCCCGATCATTCCGGGGGCTCCCTTCCTGACCTCTTCTGATCtccacctcccccctccccctccctcctccacaaagAGTCAGTCCCCGGAGGGTGTGGGACGGGGCAGGTCTGCAGTTCCTCTCTCCGGTGAAAGAATTCTCCTCCTCAAAGCTCTCTTGATTAGTAATAAATGCAAGAGGTGTTGAGGGGCAATATCAGCTTGGAATCACTGCCAAGAAACATAATCTAAAAACGTTATACAGAAACAATAGAACAGAGTAGGTAAGAATGCTTACGTTTGTATCTGAATAGGCTTTTCTGCTTCCAGACCATATGGACCAGTTTGTAGAACTAGGAGAGTTCTTCTCCAGAAGATGTAAATCCATTTAAGTTGCATAAGATTTTGTTAGCGATTTGACATACTGGGCTGTCTGGTTCTGCTCTCATCAAGTCTATGGCTGGAATGATGACATGTGTCAGTTCTGTTGAAGGGGGCAGAGGACCAGGTGCAGGGAGAGGCTGACTCAGGAGCCATGGAGGCTGACTGGACTCCTCCGTCTGGACTCCCCAAAGCCCTTGTGCCTCTGGGCTCTCTGTAGGAGGATGGAGAGGGGAGCACTCTTCCTCTTCAGACCACCTTCTCTCCATTCCTGCCCCTCCTGCACTGTGCTTTTactgcccagggtcccacagccagggtTGAGGTACGaggtgcctgagaccagattagaactcgggtcctcccgaattcagggctgTGCTCCATCCACAGCGCCCCCTCGCGGCCCCTCCTGCACTGTTCTGCAGGGGGCAGTCTGGAAGCCCTGGGGGACCTCGCACTCCAGGAGTTGCTGTGGGCTCCTCCTGCtcagaaaagaggggaaagtccCCTCGTCCTCTGGGAGCGTTTCCCGCTCCAGCTTCACGTGACCAAGGACTGGCCCCAGCAGGGACCGAGTCAGAGACAGACACCCAGAGTGGGTGGGCCCAAAGAGCGGTCCCCCAGGCCGGGAGCCCCAGGCAGTCCGCTGGGCTTCTCTGGCACAGGCAGAGGGGGGAGGGACGCTCCTGGAGCTCCTGGCCTTGCTCTGGGATTTCTGAGGGGCTTAGAATGAAAGCCCCAGGGTCCCCTGGGACCTCTGTCTGGAAGAGCTTTGGCCTTGTCACTTCTGAGGGTCCTTCCAGGGTGGGAGCAACAGGACCCCGGGATGGAGACGGGGCCCAGAGGGAGGAAGTGGACGCAATGAGTCACTCTGGTTGCTTTGCCACCTCCACAGGGAGCCGGGAGCCAGAGGGGATGGGCCCCGGGAGCCTCGGACCTCCTCCTCGGGTGAGTGCAGTCCATCCCCAGACCCCAGCCCATCAGCAGCCACAGCCATCCTTGTGGCGGGGGCAGGGCCTGATGGACGGGTCATTTCTTTACAAAAAGGGGGACACACAGCAGTAACAACCCTGCCGTGCCCAGCGGATTCCTTGGGCCCCTGGCATCTGGGCACCGAAGCCCGTGCACGCCCCCTGCTGGGGGTTATTTCATTACAGAGCACTGAGGAGGTGCTCCACTTGCTTCCTCAGGAATCTCCTTCCCAGGGGTCAGATCTGCTCCCTTTGGccccccccagccccctccccaccccaagtCTCTCCTGCTCTTGGCCTCCTGTGGCCACGCTGCCCTGAAGCTCCCGTCTCCCCCTTTCACCTGCTCCACTTTCCCTGGGAACAAATAAATCCAAGCCCCTTCCCACAGGGCCCGGCCcatccccccttcctccccccctcctcccttccccccctcctctgGCAGACAGCTGCTGCTCCTCCCTGATCCTCAGCTCCTGGCTGCTCTTTGTGCTAAGCTGAGGTCCCCGCCAGAGGGCGCACCTCCTTTCAGGGCCTCCCCTTCTGtgcccttccccatcccccacacTTGCACTGGGCGCAGTCCCGGGTCTCTGTCGGGGCCTCGGGCTCCTTCCCCCCTCAGACAGAAGGAGACTCACTCAGCTCCATCCCTTCCCATTGTTTTGCTCAGGActgatccctccctccccctcccccccatttccctctccccccttttcacTGGGTGCGCTTCTCCATTCATCTCCTGTCACTTACTCTTCCTTCCTTGGGCAGGCTGGAGGAGGTTCCCAAGGTCCCTCCCTCTGTGGAGATTTCTGCCTGCCGTGGGAGCGGCCCCAAGGGGGCGCCA
The DNA window shown above is from Sminthopsis crassicaudata isolate SCR6 chromosome 2, ASM4859323v1, whole genome shotgun sequence and carries:
- the LOC141558201 gene encoding uncharacterized protein LOC141558201, with protein sequence MSTLWRTREVWEEFRAEDLCVKGGRAEVGEAPGGPNPAPPCDWRKGLHRPGGGTGRGSWEDPPARGCRKQEVSPLSIPCTQTALPSSEVPVCPVSRSSDLSPSPGARTCPRLPELGSVPVSRSSDLSPSPGARTCPRLPELGSVPVSRSSDLSPSPGARTCPRLPELGSVPVSRSSDLSPFPGARISPVPRDQRHSEAGPVLAAPGSREPEGMGPGSLGPPPREMVTFKDVAVDFTKEEWRLLDPSQKELYKEVMVENAKNLLSLGLPVLREEVTSYFEQREAQWMLDQEGLRSCSPEIRLGMKGTPAELSHSVFETHKQRLMCDGPCDLTWREICASHERIQIRERHYEGTRPQREDSQIPSLP